Part of the Catalinimonas alkaloidigena genome is shown below.
GAAGTGCCTTTTTACCTTACCTACAGTGTTTACCAGAATGAGCAACTTGAATTTTACCCTATGTTAGGGATAAATAACAGCATGCTTCTGTCTGAAAAAAATAGCATTTCCACCACGAGCGGAGAGATCAGTGAGGAAACGATGAAAACACTTTCCGAGCCTTACCTCAGCAGTACTAAGCTCCATAACCTTGGCCTTTTAGGTGGAATTGGGATTATGGGTACTGTCGACAGCAAATCGGCGATTGGCTTAGAAGCTATCGGTAAGCTTATGTTTACTCCACTGGAAGATAAGTTTACTGTAACAAACCGCTACTTATACTCATTGAATTTTAATTTTAAGTTTGTCAGGAAAATCCGCTAATTCATACCTCAATCCATTTTAGCAATTCATATAATGCGTATCCCTTATTTTTTATTGTTATTACTGCCATTTTGTAATTATTCCTGTGCCAGCAGTCAATCATTAGATATAGTAGATAAGCCCATTATCTTTGATGAAGAGCGAAAAGCATTGTCGCTGGAGTACATGAGATCTCACTACGGAATTGAGGCAGAAGAGCCTGTCATTGAACCCAGTATGATCGTGGTCCACTGGACCGCCATACCCAC
Proteins encoded:
- a CDS encoding outer membrane beta-barrel protein, whose protein sequence is MKKLVLFVFISSFHPWLWAQEFNWGLNVAPGISYRIGQINGVSDYAQSVQIGEEPMYVFDFGIDMRKNITEKLSLGTGIYYSQKGFSNTHVAAAYDDPLLSRRYLLDFVQNYLEVPFYLTYSVYQNEQLEFYPMLGINNSMLLSEKNSISTTSGEISEETMKTLSEPYLSSTKLHNLGLLGGIGIMGTVDSKSAIGLEAIGKLMFTPLEDKFTVTNRYLYSLNFNFKFVRKIR